The sequence CATGGATACTTGTTCTTGGGATATAGTGAGAAAATCGTGGAGGGTTGTCGTATCGGATACGCGTACAATCTTAAACCGGCTCGAACTGTTCTCTCCGTTTGGATAGAAGTAATCAATTGATCTGTTTTTCACTTCTTCTATTAACGTATCGTCTGGAAAGAAAGCACTGAACACCTGTCCTTCTGGACTGACGATCTTAACGAAGACATCATTTTGACCACTTAACCCGGTATCCGACACCAGCATCTGTGGTGATCTCTTCTAGATCgataactttaattaaaatcagtaAAAGGAATAGAAATATACTAGTGAAAAAAGCTATAAGACACaagattaattttatcataatttgaCGTCATTTTGGTGACGTGTGacgttatttttgttttgttaacaCGGAGTCGTTATAAAAAggttttgtatgaaaaaacaaaatcgctATCCGAAGTCTTGTGTGGctttatatctttaaaattacgcatTACATTTTGATgaggtattaaaaaatagctcTTTTAAAAAGTAGAATTTCGTCATCTCTCCTTACAAACTCCCACGTTTATACTAATCTCCAGaataatacatacctaaaGAACCGTGTACCAACATAGCCGTACCCAACGCCGTCACCATCGAGAAGATCCAGAAATAATTTGCAAGTGTTTGGACATACGTCAGTGAAAAGCTCTGCTGCTATCGTACCCATAGTAGCTGCTCCACGGACTTTTAATGTTATGTACACTctgacaaataaatattatttttattcatgtaaatggacttttaattaatatcaagACAATTGAGGAGCGTTGCGATTAATTGCGCGAGTAGAGCAGTGTGTGGCCAGAAAGGGGAATGTCAATGGGCGAATAACGGCATCGGCAGCGCGATGAGCAGAGCGATGAGCAGCGCGAGGAGCATAGTGTGGCCGCGACATTAGATACCATTTTCAAGTTCTTTGCACACTTTGCAATTATggacatttattatattactagaggtccgccccggcttcgcccgtggtacatatttcgcaataaaaggtagcctatgtcctttctctggtatcaaaatatctccaaacaaaatttcatgcaaattggttcagtagtttaggcgtgattgagtaacagacagacagagttacattcgcatttataatattagtatggatgtttaatttattattttgtgtattgctttggaaataaatatgtttccTTTCTTGTTTTGTTAGATAGATAATGAAGATTGAAGAGGCGCTACTACTTCAAATGTTCAACTGACTAATTAAAAAAGAGTTTCTCAATTAAActgtatatttattgaaatttatttgtgttttctACCATTAGTTTTTACATCATTAACTTTCGAGtgggtgaaccgattttgataattctttttttatttgaaaggtCTTCTTATTTCAGCTACGCGTATGTCTATAGAAAGCAAACCTTGGTCTCTTGACGCCCGGTGGAGTTATGAACACTGGGTCTTCTATTACTTCCTCTATTTTGAGTGGAAATAGTATAAATTCGCATCGTGACATGTGCATTATTCTCAGTTTTGTGTTAAACCATTCCTTATCTAAAGACGATGACGTTTCTAGGCGTGGTGGctgaaataaaactattgcAATCAACTAGAGCAGAGTGAGCCGATAAAACTCTGCCTAAGCGTCTATTGGGTAGAGTTTTGATTCGGACAATTTCTGAGTTTTAAtctacagggttagttttcaatgaccagccaaaatttaaaattaagatctagatattaaaccaaaggtacatttgaaatattattgtcgaataaaaaaataataatataatacttagcattcatttgaaaatgtcttaaaaatttcctaaatcgtaaacacgcgataatcaatgcacttgtgtgtgtgcgcgcatcgccaaatttatgtgtgtgctaacttctacctatctaggttgttgaactgaattgtgcttttgtaatatccacacgttcgctttttagtggcggacaggaatgaaatctaatttaaaaaaaagttttttttttcattagatctaaaatgttatcgattctgTACCATTTCCgaaaatttggccggtcattgaaaactaaccctgtatactaatattataaagctgaagagtttgtttgtttgaacgcactaatctcgggaactactggtccgatttgaaaaattctttcggtgttagatagcccacataacgaggaaggttataggctatatcacGCTAcaggcaacaggagtggagccactggggtgaaaccgcgcggagcactTAGTAAGCGATATAATCTGAACTTTAAACTTTACTACCACGataatttgaatgaatattttatacagcATTTTTTGACGACCTTTTGATAGGCAATtgtgacttaaaaataatattaacgcTTGGAGATACTTACAGTACTTTTAATTAGCttgtataattgtttattttcccTACATATTCGTTTGTATGTGTACAATCTTTGTTCGTAATATTGCTTACACGGTGGTGGTAGTCGAGTCCAACGACTGTCGATTTTACCCTACAATCATTGAAA comes from Colias croceus chromosome 23, ilColCroc2.1 and encodes:
- the LOC123702587 gene encoding uncharacterized protein LOC123702587, translating into MTLIKAILRAQPKPEKKYYSPPPEVTGVKIIKKKKTKKHQAIGSTVDSSPPIYLANRIVRDLPGWVNNARDLYYENIKLVMAIKAAHFKGKIDSRWTRLPPPCKQYYEQRLYTYKRICRENKQLYKLIKSTPPRLETSSSLDKEWFNTKLRIMHMSRCEFILFPLKIEEVIEDPVFITPPGVKRPRVYITLKVRGAATMGTIAAELFTDVCPNTCKLFLDLLDGDGVGYGYVGTRFFRKVPNLYWSGGDVVHNNGFGCYAQKGRFQPIGAENYHFSHSMPGLKLSL